A region of Pyxidicoccus parkwaysis DNA encodes the following proteins:
- a CDS encoding M16 family metallopeptidase: MKTRALVSLAALLGLAGCASSQKPPENSNEPPPAVPSSAALKEAPPAQPQAPARPEAVPAVPLKQPKPMELVVQARQDTPIVAFRLVFHTGSVDDPKGKEGLTDLTTTLMAQGGTQKLTSAQLLEALYPMAAQLNVYTDKEFTAFSGRVHKDFLPRFLDIFTDVILNPRLDAGELERLRANAISDVENGLRSANDEALGKVALDALLYQGHPYAHYVGGTVQGLKAITLDDVKAHVRRVFTQDRLVIGLAGPVDDALKQTLTQRLSALPAQGAPLVVLPPVPTTAGRAVIIQKPTLSTAISMGYVTPVRRGDPDFFPLALAFSHLGEHRQFLGVLFNELREKRGLNYGNYAYAENFIEDPGSTYNRTNIARTQQLHSIWIRPVVPANGVFATRGAVYFFDKLVKEGIDPERFALMKGYLQGYTRLWEQTDQRRLGYAIDSLFYGAPDFLEQYRQALNTMTPQTVQEALRRHAHPEALNFAFVTQDAEGLAQALRSGQPSTIKYASPKDEALLKEDEAISTFKLPLRPDAIEVVPAQSVMEK; the protein is encoded by the coding sequence ATGAAGACGCGTGCTCTCGTTTCGCTCGCCGCGCTGCTCGGGCTCGCCGGCTGCGCCTCCTCGCAGAAGCCGCCCGAGAACTCCAACGAGCCGCCCCCGGCCGTCCCCTCCTCCGCCGCGCTGAAGGAGGCGCCGCCGGCCCAGCCCCAGGCGCCCGCGCGCCCCGAGGCCGTGCCCGCCGTGCCGCTGAAACAGCCCAAGCCCATGGAGCTCGTGGTGCAGGCCCGGCAGGACACGCCCATCGTCGCCTTCCGGCTCGTCTTCCACACGGGCTCGGTGGATGACCCGAAGGGCAAGGAGGGCCTCACGGATTTGACGACCACGCTGATGGCCCAGGGGGGCACGCAGAAGCTCACCTCGGCGCAGCTGCTGGAAGCGCTCTACCCCATGGCCGCGCAGCTGAACGTGTACACGGACAAGGAGTTCACCGCCTTCTCCGGCCGCGTCCACAAGGACTTCCTGCCGCGCTTCCTCGACATCTTCACCGACGTCATCCTCAACCCGCGCCTGGACGCCGGCGAGTTGGAGCGCCTGCGCGCCAACGCCATCAGCGACGTGGAGAACGGCCTGCGCAGCGCCAATGACGAGGCGCTCGGCAAGGTGGCGCTCGACGCGCTGCTGTACCAGGGCCACCCGTACGCGCACTACGTGGGCGGCACCGTGCAGGGGCTGAAGGCGATTACGCTCGACGACGTGAAGGCCCACGTCCGCCGCGTCTTCACGCAGGACCGGCTCGTCATCGGCCTCGCCGGCCCGGTGGACGACGCGCTGAAGCAGACCCTCACCCAGCGCCTGTCCGCGCTGCCCGCGCAGGGGGCTCCGCTCGTGGTGCTGCCGCCGGTGCCCACCACGGCCGGCCGCGCCGTCATCATCCAGAAGCCCACGCTCTCCACCGCCATCAGCATGGGCTACGTCACGCCGGTGCGCCGCGGAGACCCGGACTTCTTCCCGCTCGCGCTGGCCTTCTCCCACCTGGGCGAGCACCGCCAGTTCCTCGGCGTGCTCTTCAACGAGCTGCGCGAGAAGCGCGGCCTCAACTACGGCAACTACGCCTACGCGGAGAACTTCATCGAGGACCCCGGCTCCACGTACAACCGGACCAACATCGCCCGCACGCAGCAGCTCCACTCCATCTGGATTCGCCCGGTGGTGCCCGCCAACGGCGTGTTCGCCACGCGCGGCGCGGTGTACTTCTTCGACAAGCTGGTGAAGGAGGGCATCGACCCGGAGCGCTTCGCGCTGATGAAGGGCTACCTCCAGGGCTACACCCGTCTCTGGGAGCAGACGGACCAGCGGCGGCTCGGCTACGCCATCGACTCGCTCTTCTACGGCGCGCCCGACTTCCTGGAGCAGTACCGTCAGGCGCTCAACACCATGACGCCGCAGACGGTGCAGGAGGCGCTGCGCCGCCACGCCCATCCGGAAGCGCTCAACTTCGCCTTCGTCACCCAGGACGCGGAGGGGCTCGCGCAGGCGCTGCGCTCCGGCCAGCCCTCCACCATCAAGTACGCCTCGCCGAAAGACGAGGCGCTGCTGAAGGAGGACGAGGCCATCTCCACCTTCAAGCTGCCCCTGCGCCCGGATGCGATTGAAGTCGTCCCCGCACAGAGCGTGATGGAGAAATAA